A genomic region of Rhodanobacter sp. contains the following coding sequences:
- a CDS encoding CocE/NonD family hydrolase translates to MTPRRIVAGLKTALLAALLAAGGALYATDVPQAKYPDYPSETPAHFKPATGSFDYVERDVMIPMRDGVKLNTVILIPKGAKHAGIVLTRTPYDAHQLSHNLMSGHIEPLLEGYDNAADVIAEDGYIRVIQDIRGKYGSEGDYVMNRPVHGPLNPTPVDDATDTWDTIDWLVKNIPESNGKVATIGISYDGFEPLMSLVHPHPALKAAVPMNPMVDGWMGDDWFHHGAFRQQNMSYIYEQEATRDNTAKWWTNFHDEYDLFMHYGSAGAMGDAYGMRQLGFWNKLVAHPAYDAFWQQQAVDKLLAAQPLTVPVMLVHSLWDQEDIYGALAVYRAIKPKDTSGTMVKLVMGPWHHGQEIEEGSSLGAIRFGSDTAKYFREHILRPFLAQYLKDGAPKADLAPVTAFQTGTDRWQRLDRWPVSCDSGCADKSRALYLEPGMQLGFDAPAGGTAYDEYVSDPAHPVPFRARPIQPIGYDHGLTWSQWLVDDQREASGRTDVLSYETAPLTAPLTIAGVPVVHLVASTSGTDSDWVVKLIDVYPDQVAEQPEMGGYQLAVAMDILRGRYRTGWDKPAALTPDKPLAYRFDLPAANHVFLPGHRIMVQVQSSWFPLYDRNPQTFVPNIFFAKPADYVKATQRIYHAQGEASYIALPVVPN, encoded by the coding sequence ATGACGCCACGCCGTATCGTCGCGGGATTGAAGACCGCGCTGCTCGCCGCCCTGCTCGCCGCCGGGGGCGCCCTGTACGCCACGGACGTGCCGCAGGCCAAATACCCCGACTACCCCAGCGAGACGCCAGCCCATTTCAAGCCGGCCACCGGCAGCTTCGACTACGTCGAGCGCGACGTGATGATCCCAATGCGCGACGGCGTGAAGCTCAACACCGTAATCCTGATCCCGAAAGGCGCGAAGCACGCCGGCATCGTGCTCACCCGCACGCCCTACGACGCGCACCAGCTCAGCCACAACCTCATGAGCGGCCATATCGAGCCGCTGCTGGAAGGCTACGACAACGCCGCCGACGTGATCGCCGAGGACGGCTACATCCGCGTGATCCAGGACATCCGCGGCAAGTACGGCTCCGAGGGCGACTACGTGATGAACCGGCCGGTGCACGGCCCGCTCAACCCCACGCCGGTGGACGACGCCACCGATACCTGGGACACCATCGACTGGCTGGTGAAGAACATCCCCGAGTCGAACGGCAAGGTCGCCACCATCGGCATCTCCTACGACGGCTTCGAGCCGCTGATGTCGCTGGTGCACCCGCATCCGGCGCTGAAAGCGGCGGTGCCGATGAACCCGATGGTGGACGGCTGGATGGGCGACGACTGGTTCCACCACGGCGCCTTCCGCCAGCAGAACATGAGCTACATCTACGAGCAGGAAGCCACCCGCGACAACACCGCCAAGTGGTGGACCAACTTCCACGACGAGTACGACCTGTTCATGCACTACGGCTCCGCCGGCGCGATGGGCGACGCCTACGGCATGCGCCAGCTCGGCTTCTGGAACAAGCTGGTGGCGCACCCCGCCTACGATGCCTTCTGGCAGCAGCAGGCGGTGGACAAGCTGCTGGCCGCGCAGCCGCTCACCGTGCCGGTGATGCTGGTGCACAGCCTGTGGGACCAGGAGGACATCTACGGCGCGCTGGCCGTCTACCGCGCGATCAAGCCGAAGGACACCAGCGGCACCATGGTCAAGCTGGTGATGGGTCCGTGGCACCACGGCCAGGAAATCGAGGAAGGCAGCTCGCTGGGCGCGATCCGCTTCGGCAGCGACACCGCGAAGTATTTTCGCGAACACATCCTGCGTCCGTTCCTCGCGCAGTACCTCAAGGACGGCGCGCCGAAGGCCGACCTCGCCCCGGTCACCGCCTTCCAGACCGGCACCGATCGCTGGCAGCGCCTCGACCGCTGGCCGGTCTCCTGCGACAGCGGCTGCGCCGACAAGAGCCGCGCGCTGTACCTGGAACCCGGCATGCAGCTCGGCTTCGACGCGCCCGCTGGCGGCACCGCCTACGACGAATACGTCTCCGATCCCGCGCATCCGGTGCCGTTCCGCGCGCGGCCGATCCAACCGATCGGCTACGACCACGGCCTCACCTGGTCGCAATGGCTGGTGGACGACCAGCGCGAAGCCTCCGGCCGCACCGACGTGCTCAGCTACGAAACCGCGCCGCTCACCGCGCCGCTCACCATCGCCGGCGTGCCGGTGGTGCACCTGGTCGCCTCCACCAGCGGCACCGACAGCGACTGGGTGGTGAAGCTGATCGACGTGTATCCCGACCAGGTGGCCGAGCAGCCGGAAATGGGCGGCTACCAATTGGCGGTGGCGATGGACATCCTGCGCGGCCGCTACCGCACCGGCTGGGACAAGCCCGCAGCGCTGACGCCGGACAAGCCGCTGGCTTACCGCTTCGACCTGCCCGCCGCCAACCACGTGTTCCTGCCCGGCCACCGCATCATGGTGCAGGTGCAGTCGAGCTGGTTCCCGCTGTACGACCGCAACCCGCAGACCTTCGTGCCGAACATCTTCTTCGCCAAGCCGGCGGACTACGTGAAGGCCACCCAGCGCATCTATCACGCGCAGGGCGAGGCCAGCTATATCGCGCTGCCCGTCGTGCCGAACTGA
- a CDS encoding SapC family protein, translating to MVAAPARRGRGNHVAEVLFYERPVPLNRTAHKDLRLKPIPNMKFALQAHSVPLTGVEFGLAARDMPIVFAGNDIGDAGPVALLGLRQNENLFVDASGQWAPNTYVPAFVRRYPFVLAEKPAGQEGDDFAVFLDEGYEGFNANEGDRLFNEDGTDTEMLTRAVGFLGEFQQHVARTRWFMEQLRKHGLLESRNLSMRRDSPDGQGGNVINLNGLFVVNEEKLRQLDEKTAQEFLREGLLGWIYAHLISMNNLDRLGMRLGEREGAESAGATRN from the coding sequence ATGGTGGCTGCCCCGGCACGGCGGGGCAGAGGTAATCACGTGGCTGAAGTTCTTTTCTACGAGCGCCCGGTGCCGCTCAACCGTACCGCCCACAAGGATCTGCGCCTGAAGCCGATCCCGAACATGAAGTTCGCGCTGCAGGCCCATTCCGTGCCGCTCACCGGCGTGGAATTCGGCCTGGCGGCGCGCGACATGCCCATCGTGTTCGCCGGCAACGACATCGGCGACGCCGGTCCGGTGGCCCTGCTGGGCCTGCGCCAGAACGAAAACCTGTTCGTGGACGCCAGCGGCCAGTGGGCGCCGAACACCTACGTTCCCGCTTTCGTGCGCCGCTATCCGTTCGTGCTGGCCGAGAAGCCGGCCGGCCAGGAGGGCGACGACTTCGCCGTGTTCCTCGACGAGGGTTACGAAGGCTTCAACGCCAACGAAGGCGACCGCCTGTTCAACGAGGACGGCACCGACACCGAAATGCTGACGCGCGCCGTGGGCTTCCTCGGCGAATTCCAGCAGCACGTGGCCCGTACCCGCTGGTTCATGGAGCAGCTGCGCAAGCACGGCCTGCTGGAGTCGCGCAACCTCAGCATGCGCCGCGACTCGCCGGACGGCCAGGGCGGCAACGTCATCAACCTCAACGGCCTGTTCGTGGTCAACGAGGAAAAGCTGCGCCAGCTGGACGAGAAGACCGCACAGGAATTCCTGCGCGAAGGCCTTCTCGGCTGGATTTACGCGCACCTGATCTCGATGAACAACCTCGATCGCCTGGGCATGCGCCTGGGCGAGCGCGAAGGGGCCGAATCGGCCGGCGCCACCAGGAACTGA
- a CDS encoding HNH endonuclease: MLMEVVNRADLHSTRVLSLDAAGRILDWISWQDAACLYVRDAVAWTLGDPCLTVHGGHNRALGMQSQLDLHPIIASTGHCHEHAVDPAPALTNTALFARDRHLCLYCGEHFSRGELTRDHVQPVSKGGRDEWENVVSACVACNLRKSNRTPQQAHMPLLAVPYRPSWVEHLILSNRNILADQMDFLVSHLPRDRRRAMA; encoded by the coding sequence ATGCTGATGGAAGTCGTCAACCGGGCCGACCTGCATTCGACCCGCGTGCTGTCGCTGGACGCCGCCGGCCGCATCCTGGACTGGATCAGCTGGCAGGACGCCGCGTGCCTCTACGTGCGCGACGCGGTGGCGTGGACGCTGGGCGACCCCTGCCTCACCGTGCACGGCGGCCACAACCGCGCGCTGGGCATGCAGAGCCAGCTCGACCTGCACCCCATCATCGCCAGCACCGGCCACTGCCACGAGCACGCGGTCGATCCCGCGCCCGCGCTGACCAATACCGCGCTGTTCGCCCGCGACCGCCACCTGTGCCTGTACTGCGGCGAGCACTTCAGCCGCGGCGAGCTGACCCGCGACCACGTGCAGCCGGTGTCCAAGGGCGGCCGCGACGAGTGGGAGAACGTGGTCAGCGCCTGCGTCGCCTGCAACCTCAGGAAGAGCAACCGCACCCCGCAACAGGCCCACATGCCGTTGCTGGCGGTGCCCTACCGGCCGAGCTGGGTGGAGCACCTGATCCTCTCCAACCGCAACATCCTGGCCGACCAGATGGACTTCCTGGTCAGCCACCTGCCGCGCGACCGGCGGCGGGCGATGGCCTGA